One Oryzias latipes chromosome 21, ASM223467v1 genomic window, TTTTTAtaagaatttatattttttttaatgtataaagacaaacaaagctGTAACCAGAACTGTAATGTCGCTACGGAGTTTTATTATGTGGCTGTTGACAGCTCTATTGAAATGTTGGTCTTTAGGACCCAGCAGGTATCTAGCATGAAGGACGGAGGGCGAAGCAGAAAAGGTGAAATGAAGCTCCGATGACTGATCAGAGGTCAGTTTGGAAAATTTACCAATGTGGACAAAGATCGTAAACACCGCTCCGGAGCCTGACCTCCGTTCAGTTTGTCCAACGCCGCTAAGCTACTTAGTTTTATGGCGACCTGAAGGTATAAGCATTCTGGTAGGCTTTAATTAGGATGCGGGGAGTCGATGGGCGCGCGCTGTTGTCACATACCTAAAGTTCAGCGCAACCGTTTTAACTTAAGCTAACCCCGAACTATCAAAATGGCCCCTGGATGCTGTCTGGGTCGGTGTGGCGCCGCGCAGCTTTGATGCAAGGATCCAGCGCGGTCTTCCGTGACAGTCTGCAACATCTTCATCCAGCCCGCTGAGGCGGGTGGAGGTTGCTGCGGACCGGCGCGATGCAAGCCAACACGACGCGCGGCTTCCTGTGGTCGGACGTGGAGACCAGGACTTTGCTGGACATCTGGGGGGAGCAGGACATCCAAGCGGCGCTGGACGGAAACTTCCGAAACAGCTTCGTGTACCGCGACGTGGCCCGCAGGCTGGGCGCCATGGGCTTCGAGAGGACCCCGGAACAGTGCCGAGTGCGCATCAAGAGCCTTAAGAGGCAGTATCTGCTGGCCAGGGAAGGGAACCTGCGAAACAACGGGCAATATCACAAGATCAGTAAGTTCTATGGCACCATGGAGAGGATCCTGAGCAGCCGGTTGGCTCTGGACCCGCAGGAGTTTGTGGAGGGTGGCGCAGGAGCGGAGGAGACCGGGGAGGGCCTGGAGGAGGACGCAGAGGATGTCCAGGATGCGTACTCGGAGGGCGCAGGGGAATGTTATCCCGCAGAGACTGAGGTGAAACTGGAATATCCGACCGTCCCAATCCCCATCCCGGTGAAAGTCACTGTGGGTAAGAGGAAGTCCACTTTGTGGTTCTGTTACGTTTCTGTTCACATGCGCTCACAGAACCCGCCTCTCCTTCAGGCACTTCAGCAAGACCGCCCAACAGCAGCCAGCCTGCCAGCAACCTGTCGGCTAGAGCACCCAAGCGCCCCAGGAAGCGGCGCTCCAACTTCCCCATGGAGAAAATGATGGAGCAGTTCCTGGAGCAGAGCGCCCAAGCTGAGGAAAACTTCTACCGGCTGGAGGAGCAGCGCCTGCAGGCGGAGGACCGCCGTCGAGAAACCGAACACGCCCGGGAGCTGCACATGCTCCAGATGCTTGGTCAGATGTTCTCCAGCATGTCCTCATCCAGGGCTGTCAGCTCTACCGTCGGCTCCGCCGCCTCTCCCAGCAAGCCGCCCCCTCCTGTCCGTCCTCCAGTCATCTCCAGTGCGTCCCACTCTCACGTCAGGCGACCTTCAGCCCAAACAGACTGTTTCTCTCAGCAGAGCCAGTCGCTGAGCGCAGAAACTCAGGCATTAGGTATTTGTTCTGGGGTTGTGTGTGTGAATCCTCGGGGCGGGATTCCTCAAAAGAATATTGGATCAGCTTCtactttgttatttatttttttttgagcTATACTTTTGAGGAAGAAATTGAAATGTGGGCCAACCGACTAATATGTTTGGTCTGTTCTCTTGTTTATCTTGCCAGCCTTTGAGCGTTACTTCACTTTGGGTTCTTCAGCACACAGAGGCATGGATGAAGACATCTTCTCGTTGGTAAAGACCATCATTCCTCCCCTGACATCCAAAAAGCACAAAGGACAAGACGGCCGGATCGGTATCATCGGAGGATGCCAAGAGTACGTACCACAGATATCCCCTTTTTGAACAAAATCAATCCCCCAAACATCACGTGAAATCCCTCCTTTCAACTTCTGTCCCCAAAGCTACACCGGAGCTCCATACTTTGCTGCCATCTCTGCGCTGAAAGTGGTGAGCCGGAGCTCACATTCTTAAAATTGATGTTGAACCTCGATTGTGACGGAGTTTTGTTGCTTCCAGGGAGCAGACTTGTCCCATGTGTTCTGTACCAAAGATGCTGCCACTGTGATCAAGTCTTATAGCCCTGAACTTATAGTTCACCCGGTTCTGTGAGTACACACCCTTTTCTTTGaagtttcaaaaaaaaaattcaaaatacgaaataaattttaatcaaaatgacAGATAACGGTGGGTATTAGTATCTTAATCTTAGAATAGTTCTTCATGTACtgttagttatttaaaaaaaaaaggtctagaGATGGAAAGATGATGCTAATAAAATGAACTTAAGGTTTCTACATCTTGTAGGTGTAAAAGAAGATCATACCATCCCTCCTACCATGTAGATGTCCATGCTGATgaagttcttctaaaatgactttattttcagCAAACATAAGACTTTCTTTTGATTTGACAGGTCCAGAGAAATTGCTCTGTTTCCCAATTTTTCTCCAGTTTTGGGAATCTTCTTCCTTACCTAAAAGAGGAGTTCTACCAAACAACTAGACTTATCATTCCTTTTAGTTTTGCGTCAAcaggcttaaaaaaaagaggctgtATAGTGTTGGTTTGCATTTTGGAGTTTGCTTGTTTTACCCCTGATCACACAGGGTTTCCCCCTTAAGTGTCAGTGTCTGTGCGATCCTCGGCTTGTAGAAGTGGACTGGGACCGGACCGAGGGAAAGTGCTACTGGGCcacaggaggggaaaaaaaactacatttttttatgtttaatatcTAATCTGATTGAGACTGGATCCCCTCCACCGCATCCGACTCATTCTTGACGCATGTCGAGTCACTCCGTCACGTGTCGAAAATCCACTGCTTTCTTAAAGTGCCCAACCGCTAAACTGACACCCCCGAGCTAGcaaattaacataaaacaaatgtatttggaaagtttctattagcagaaaagatccagtgaggtaacagaaaaagaacattgGACTTCAAtgtaaaagaaagctgcatttaaaagACAAGAATCAGAGGTCTTTACTCCAAATCTGGATGTATtttgacagttgttcccacacaccaGAAAAGTAATGCAGAATATTCTGCAATGCTAATGCAAttaggatgctgctaataaagtaaAGTTGTTCAAACAGTGGATTCACGTTTATGATATTTCAAAATGCCAGTTTTATtcacctttattttcttttacccATCGCACCTTAAATGTtggacgaggctgaagttggtgtTGGatatttttagcttccactcTGACAGTTCTGGCTTTAGAGGAAAATCTATATAGCATTTTAACGGTTCTTacaaaaaaagagtgaaaaaatGAAGTTCAAAGGAGTTGCAGATATttgacagaggatgaagataaatgtTACCCTCAAAAGCTAAGGGAaactgggggggaaaaaaatcacattcacAGACCGATCCGTGAAAGTATTGTCTGACAGTAAACCGGTCCATGGCCTGAAAGGTTGGGTGCAGAAAACCAGTGACATCTGCTGAGAAACAGTTGGGATTGGCTCCTGTAAACTCTCTGACCTCCGTTGGGACAAAGCATCAGATGCTCATTGTGGTCCAAGATGTAGCTCTTGGGTTTAAAGTGGTTTTCTGAACATTTCTAGGTCCAACCTTTGAATAGACTTGTTGCTAGGACGACCACTGCTGACATCTTTGGCATCTATTTCAAagttttgaatcatttttttctgcaaaacaaaaaaaaatacaatttaattaGTAATTGAAAGCCTAGAAACAATgaaaactggttaaaaaaaactaaactggtAGCTACTATGTGTGATATAGCAGCCAGTAGAAGAAGTATGGTAATCTGAAGGAcctgaattctgacacaactACACAACTGTGCTGCGATACAATCAAAATCAGAACTTGACCTGCACTTCAGtacaaaaacattgattttcttccctgttttcttttcctggTTGAATTCTTTAGGCATGACTTCAGCAGCGTTTTATATCCATGTATGGCTGAACAGCATATGTGGTACTGTATTGGTTTAAATCAGACCGTATCACATttatatttgggtttttttgttgaaaagaaaaaggtacaaaccttttttttttgcacatatgGTATATTATGATTTGAAATGTAATGAAACAGATTCAATTCCAAGCGCTGAGGTAAATTTGATCTTCATTTTTAGTGGAATCGGATCttacttttttagttttgtgtttcttttacttGATCTTTGTTCCAGTTTTTTGGAACACGTGTGTAAGGCTTTGCTTCTGTGTGCATCAGGGACAGTCTGAACGCCGTGGAGGAGATAGAAAAGTGGCTGCCACGGCTTCACGCTGTGGTGGTGGGACCAGGTCTGGGCAGAGAAGACGTTTTATTGAAGACAGCCAAGGCAGGTGGAGTCTGTTCATGCACAGAGAAGTCCTGTCGTTTGTCTCACGTGTCCCTCAAACACatctttgttgaaaaaaaatctccacGTCTACCTTTAAAATGTGAgcgtttggggggaaaaaacatgaactttatttttctttcaggaGGTTATTGAAAAGTCTAAAGCAAGAGATATTCCTGTTGTCATTGATGCGGTGAGTCATTCTTTTAAATTAGACTCACaacatattatttaaaaagatttctaATTCATATTTTTGTGGTTTCTAACAGGACGGATTGTGGTTAGTTACCCAGCAGCCATCTGTAATTCAGGGGTACCAAAAGGGCATTCTGACGCCAAATTTCATGGAGTTCACCAGGCTGTACGAAGCCCTGGTGGGTCTCTGGTCAGTCACCAACTTTTGAATGAAGAATATTGACTGTGTGCTAATGAGTGTTGCTGTCTCAGCACCATGAACCCATGAATGCTGGCGATCGTCAGCGCAGCGTTCTGCAGCTCAGCGCAGCCATGGGCAACGTCACTGTGGTGCTGAAGGGGGATCAGGATCTCATTTCAGATGGTAGCAAAGGTTGGTATTATTCCTTATAGTATTTAATACATCTTGAAGCTCTTTCTCTCTGTAACTGCATTTTGTCTGTGGTTTCTCCTAGTGTACTCATGCAGCATTGAGGGCAGCGGGAGAAGATGTGGCGGACAAGGAGACCTCCTGTCTGGATCTTTGGGAGTGCTGGCACATTGGGCTCATTCTGCACCTGAAATCAAAGCCAGAAGGTCAATTTGGTTTTGTATTCTAGTTTAAAGACTCACCCTCATCCTCTTTTGatttatggttaaaaaaacattcccagtgatcttttaataatgatttagctgtttttaggccaaaatcaagaatatctgtcgttttctaggacatagtttctgcagagcagcagtagttctttagaaattcacgtctgagttgtgggtatCCCTggagctgagagctctctgtttaaatCAGCCCAGGGtattttttacgtcacaaataagcaaATTTTAAAACAGCACTTCTCCTAATTTacaattggaataaagaaatgctcagaaatggaatttttaacttttttcttcatatttgcccttcatcatgagaaaagtgctttgaacatgtttaaaacacaaaaaacacaactttcatctgagtgagtctttaaaaaaaaacacatttcctgcaTTACTATATCTAATGccataaaatgtaacattttggtTTGGGTTAACCTGGTCAACAAAATATCATTATTCTTCTGTGACCTAAATGgcgattttgtttttgtccagtttgAATCCATCGGTGGTGGCAGCTTTTGGAGCTTGTTCCCTCACCAGGTGGTGCAACAATCAAGCTTTTCAGCGGCATGGCAgatccaccaccaccacagacATGATCCAGGAGATTGGCCCTGCCTTCAGGAAGCTCTTTGAGAGCTGAAATTCTTGTAATATAAAGTTATGCAATTAGTGTGTAAATCTTTGGATGTTCAGAAggaatgtttttattatgtggtacacaaaataaaagtgttatcTCTTTAAAGTCAATACTCGGACTTTGGTGGTCAActtttaaaatcatgttttaaatataagaaaaaaaataagttaagtTTCAGTAATTGTGTCGAGGAAAATTTCAGCTGCATTGAAAAGTAAAACGCATAAATTTCGGGAGTCGATGGCGCATGCGCACAGCAGAGAGGTAGTGGCGCATGCGCACATAGCTCATGCGGAGTTGCAGGACCTGTTCTGCACGTCAACAAACTAGCATTAGCAAAGCTGCAACAGAATTCCAGAGGTTTGCTacaaatatattaaaacaatACAGGTATACCCAAAGGTATGGTTTTGTATAAccagctactttttttttttatcaaaatggaCGTTTTAGATGGTTTTCTTTCGTACCACGCCTTACGTTTTTAGCATAAGCTAGCGAGTCAATTACGGCCGCTAACGGATTAAAATTAACGTTTAAAACGAGTAAATACGTCTGgtgtttattaaattatttatgtGGGGATTTCGTCTTGTTATAGATGTCGGTCGTGTGAGCGTACAGCGTCACATTTTATGATACATGATATTAAGCTCTGCTAACGGCTAAATGCTAacatctgaaagaaaaagcGTGACCGTTTAGTCTCACAAAAAAGCCCCTTTCTTGAAACAAATAACACGTCTTCTTCTGTGTCGTCGTTAGTTGTGgttgttttaaaacattaaagcttAGTGGCTTAAGCCACTTTTGAGTATCGCTCTTTTTTCGTgacattgttgtgtttttgctagCCTAATGTCAATTCATCCTGAAGATCATTCAAATACCTGCGCGCACAGACAGACCAATCTGATAATGATAGTTTATCTGCACGCGCGTACTTGTGAGTCATAAGTAAGGATTGTATTAAAAGTAACTACTCCACCAAAGTCAGAAATTCCATTCTAGTGTCCGGTTCTGTTAACAGAACCGCAGCGTCATTGTGGATTCACAGGACCACCTTCAGGGGACTTCGGGGTCCAGACGAACCGCGATGTTGAACTCTGCCAACGGCGACCCAGGCCACGTCGTTGTGAATTATGTGGAGGAGTATTTGGATCTGGTGGAGTCACTGCCCTTCGACCTGCAGAGGAGTGTGTCCCTCATGAGAGAAATAGATGCTAAATATCAAGGTGCAAAACATTTGACTTGCAAAATCATTTGGAAATAATCTTTAGTGGCAAAATAGTAGTGTTCAAGCAGGAAATGAgcattttgctgttttattgtGTATTATACTAGTTGAGAAAGTGTGTAGCATTAGGGGAATTATATACATGATGCATTTATTACATGTAAAAATACTCCTGTGATGTGAACATGTAAAGCTGTGAAAACTAAGTAAatctaagaaaagaaaatcttgaCAGTTGTGTACTTTTCAAAGGCCTAAACAAATACTGATTGGCACATTGttttaatcaaacatttaaaaatcctaataaagctttaaatatATTATACTAAGTAAATCTTTCTCTATCTGATCttgtaaattctttttttgtgtgtgtgcacctttttctgtttttctcctcaGATGTTCTGAAGGAGCTTGATGATGCGTACGAGCGATACCGCCGCGAGTCGGACTCCCTCCAGAGGCGGAAGCTGCAGTTATCCATCCAGAGGGCGCTGATCCGGAGTCAGGAGCTTGGAGATGAAAAGATCCAGATTGCTGGTCAAATGGTTTGTGAACATGGCGTGTTTTGGGGGGTAAATGTTTGCtgcttttccaaataaaaatgtaagacttcaagcagtacatttttgtttcaggtGGAGATGGTTGAGAACCGAACACGGCAGATAGACTGGCATTCTGAGCTTCTGCTTTCCTCTCAAGAAGTTCCAGAAAGCCACGTGTCCACGCCGGCATCCCTGACAACCACTGCAACATCCCTGATGTCCTCTTCGTCTGCAGCAGTCACCCCGGGCAAACCCAGCCACTATGAGAAGAAACGGGAGGAGGTGACCCCTGGCTCTGGTAGTGTCGACAAAGCAGGAGGGAAACGCTCAAGACGGCAGAAAAACGGAGAAAACCGCGAAAGTTACGCAGGTCTGGATCACCCTGAAGACGTGGGAGCTTCACGGGAAAAGAGGGCCAAGACATCctccaagaagaagaaaaggtcAAAGGGGAAGTCTGAGAGGGAGGTCTCTCCTCCGGACCTGCCGATAGATCCAGACGAGCCCACGTACTGCCTGTGTGAGCAGGTGTCCTATGGCGAGATGATCGGCTGTGACAACGATGAATGTCCCATCGAGTGGTTTCACTTCTCCTGCGTCGGGCTCCACCACAAACCCAAGGGCAAATGGTATTGCCCCAAATGTAGAGGGGAGAATGAAAAGACCATGGACAAGGCCCTGGAAAGAGCCAAGAAGGAGAGAGCGTACAACAGGTAGCCCGCTCACCACGCTGTGGTACTGAAACCACATGTGATCTGGTCTTCATTTCTGAAGACATTGGTGCGTTTTGGTCACCGACCCATAGCTAAAAACAAGAAGATGTAACACAAGTGACAGAACAGGAatgttccttaaaaaaatacGTGTTCTGCATTTACatgctttgtttacatcaaGCTTCCGGCATTACTGTATATACTCTTTAACATTTGGCCATGCTGATTCAGATTTCTTTAAAGGATCTGATCAGTCAGGAGTTTCTAACATCTGAATGTTCAACACAGGTCACTTATCctaaccttgacaaaaaaacCACTTGTACTGGTAAATTCATaaaaccattttatttgtattcatttttacatttctggaaAGATTTAGCCTGTAGGGAACATAATGCACCTGATCaggactgaaaaaaaagaaactttctgtAAAGTAACTATTTATTGCCATGACCCTGTAAATTCAACATGTTTGCAAAAGTGCAAGTCAAGTAAATATGAATCTAGCAttataaatacttaaaaattcATATTTACTTGATGAAACAATCCGACCCCTAATCTGCTGAATCCTCTGcattttcaccattttttaGACATTGAACATTCAGAAGACGCTTGCTATAGCAGCAACAGATGAAGGAGCTGTAGAAAAAATATTTGCCAGTAAATCAAAGACTTTAACAGTCTTAAGTGGAAAAGGTATTTTCTCCGATTGTTGTAACTGTACTCAATATTTCAGCGCTTGTACATCTGTTAGACGCAGCGAGACTCTTTTAAGTGAGAAATAAACTCTTGAGCGTGGAAAGGATGAATTTTGTCTGTTTATTTACAATTTCTGGAAAAGACTTACATGGGGACAACCAGTGCAAAATCTGTACATAATTTCACTTGCAGGCGTCTGCTGCATACAGAAGTGAATGGGTCAGGAGAACATTTAATCATGCACGTAGTAACAGGTCGCAGCACAGCAGACACGGCAGAAAGATGGCTGATTCCAAGACCGCTCGTGACCCCCGCTTCCTTCAGAACCAAAAACAGATCAACAGAAATGACCCACAACTTGATTGACGCCCCCTTGTGAACGTTTAATCCATGAATTGTTATTAGCAGATATTTGTTTGAGGGGGGGTGTAATCCTCATCGGTTCTGACAAACTACCAAAGCAGGTTTCAACACATTTCCCCCTGAAGGATTAGAAGAGggtgatattaaaaaaaaaaagtggttacAAAAGAAAAGTGGAAGATTAAGGTAAAGTGCataaaagcttaaaataaaataaaaaagaaagtgggGGGTAACAAGAGAGTCCACTAAAACTTCCAGCACGCACAGCTTAATATAGCAGCCACCAGGATTGTCAGGTCAACTGTCCCTCCAGCTTTGTTCGACGATGGCGGACACGCGCTTCTCGTACTCCCGCTTGTTTTCCTGGTACAGCTGCGCCGCCTGACTGTTGGCTGGACTGTTGGGGTTCGGCTCGTCAAGCAGGGACTGAGGGGGGAGCGTTACGTTAAATATgaaacggggaaaaaaaagtcacccCCAGCTCATTTAGTGCCCTGTCTTTACCAAACACATGAAATATACAGCAACTCAACAACTAAACAATCTAAAAGCTGCGTTGTGGTTCATAAATAAGgggatttgtcatttttagacaTTACTTTCAGCTTTTAGTTTACATTCTAGGAATTTACAGATtagaaaatgaacataaaatccttgttttttttgtgtaaaattgcAACATCAATGAAACTGACAAAGCGGCTGCTTACCTGGATAGATGTAAGAATGGATGACACGTCATACGTGGGGCTCCAGCGGTTCTGTAAGATGTCTAGACATATACTGCCGTCTGCATAGACtggaaacaataaaacagaatattatCATTGCAAACATTCGCCCAAGTGATGTTAAACCGTACCCCAAATGAAAATTTGAACCCACCATTTGGATGAAACATCTTTGACACGAATCGTACCGTGGGGGGTTTGTTGGGGTATTCTTCTGTGAATTCTACAATGAGTTTAAATGTACCTGAAGACAAAAATGAGATGCAGAAGCAGGACGTTAAAGCAACCAAACAGAgaagaaacctaaaaaaaaaaaaaaaaagggaagtatAGGTAAAGCTACCTTAAATAAAACCCTGTTCAAGACCCACACCCATGAAAATGGTGTGGACATGTCCTTGAgacctttttctgatgacgtgggacatttatttaaaaaagtaatttagctcaaaattacagtcctgaatatttctttaatctaattgttctgaatcaggagcagacaaaaaacataGTGTAGTTGTTGCGTAGAAACGGCTTTGCGCCGTTTCTTATTCGTCCTCTTaaacgtcttggttttcctcgtctgagcccaCATCTGGAGCTAAACGCTGGCGTTGGCTGGATAGcgccaacattgctcgccatttttgttgcaccggtaatattaggttggggctgtgagctagcgggagagagtgtaaacagagagctgtaGCTTATGGGTggtaggaataataataattaataaaaattgatactttattcatcccacaatggggaatttcttctctgcattttgacccatccctaTAACTAATTCTGTGTTctgtttcttttaacattttggtCAAACTCAACTAACAACAATATTTTATGATATATTGATCAAATTTTAATGTGCTAATTTCCATTATCTGCTGAAGTTAGAGGAAAACAACTTACGCTACTCCTTAAATATTGAGATAGTTAAATATTAAACTCATTTTatctaaacaaaattaaattattcCGACAGTAAGACACTCACCATCCTCAAATGGTGTTCCTTCGGGGCTGTAAGGTTAAAAATATGCAGTTTTGTCACTTAttttacacacatatatacGTAACAATCAGAAAgtttgaaatgcagttttagttCTTACCCAAATATGACAGCATTCCAAACCATGATGTTATTTTCAGACGGGGCTCCGCTGACACCAGCTGGGGGGTCTTCTTGTAGCctttataaacaaaacaacacgGATCGTAGTCCTATGACTTATTTTTAGAAACTAGATGTGTTCAAGTCAGTGCAAAGAAAAGGCTTATCGCTGTTTCAACCAGTCAGGCCCAGGcagatttgaagaaaaagatgCTAAATATTACTGTCTAGGCAATGCTGAGGCTAAAGGATGATAcgaatattttcttttcagatCAGTTTGAAGATATTTGCTGCCATTTATCACAATAATAcattaaatgtttgtaaaatactttccaaaacaatttttaaaaaatggctcGTCTCAAAGTCCTGAGTTGATTAAGTCAAACGCAGAGATGTATCCGTTTCCTTTCTGGAAAGCTTAACAACAACACAGGCAGGTGAGCTATAGTTACTCGcagctttaaataaacaaactgtaTCTGGGGGGGACAAGGTGTTCCTTTGCCGCCGGAACaaccagaaagaaaaagcagcagcCTCCAACACACCGCTACTGCTTCCGCTGACTTTAACGCTCGTGTGGGGAAAACATTTCCTCAAGTCGTGCTCCAAACGCTCAAAAAGATAGCACGGATTTGAACCAAAACGTGCTTTAAAGATGGCAGCAGGCGTAATGAACTCTACGGTTAGTTGCATCAAACTGAAGTATTTAACATACATAGACGCTTCTGATCACTCTGCTGCAGGCGTTTAAAT contains:
- the ing1 gene encoding inhibitor of growth protein 1; this encodes MLNSANGDPGHVVVNYVEEYLDLVESLPFDLQRSVSLMREIDAKYQDVLKELDDAYERYRRESDSLQRRKLQLSIQRALIRSQELGDEKIQIAGQMVEMVENRTRQIDWHSELLLSSQEVPESHVSTPASLTTTATSLMSSSSAAVTPGKPSHYEKKREEVTPGSGSVDKAGGKRSRRQKNGENRESYAGLDHPEDVGASREKRAKTSSKKKKRSKGKSEREVSPPDLPIDPDEPTYCLCEQVSYGEMIGCDNDECPIEWFHFSCVGLHHKPKGKWYCPKCRGENEKTMDKALERAKKERAYNR
- the LOC101155732 gene encoding ubiquitin-conjugating enzyme E2 A; translation: MSTPARRRLMRDFKRLQEDPPAGVSGAPSENNIMVWNAVIFGPEGTPFEDGTFKLIVEFTEEYPNKPPTVRFVSKMFHPNVYADGSICLDILQNRWSPTYDVSSILTSIQSLLDEPNPNSPANSQAAQLYQENKREYEKRVSAIVEQSWRDS
- the naxd gene encoding ATP-dependent (S)-NAD(P)H-hydrate dehydratase; this encodes MQANTTRGFLWSDVETRTLLDIWGEQDIQAALDGNFRNSFVYRDVARRLGAMGFERTPEQCRVRIKSLKRQYLLAREGNLRNNGQYHKISKFYGTMERILSSRLALDPQEFVEGGAGAEETGEGLEEDAEDVQDAYSEGAGECYPAETEVKLEYPTVPIPIPVKVTVGTSARPPNSSQPASNLSARAPKRPRKRRSNFPMEKMMEQFLEQSAQAEENFYRLEEQRLQAEDRRRETEHARELHMLQMLGQMFSSMSSSRAVSSTVGSAASPSKPPPPVRPPVISSASHSHVRRPSAQTDCFSQQSQSLSAETQALAFERYFTLGSSAHRGMDEDIFSLVKTIIPPLTSKKHKGQDGRIGIIGGCQDYTGAPYFAAISALKVGADLSHVFCTKDAATVIKSYSPELIVHPVLDSLNAVEEIEKWLPRLHAVVVGPGLGREDVLLKTAKEVIEKSKARDIPVVIDADGLWLVTQQPSVIQGYQKGILTPNFMEFTRLYEALHHEPMNAGDRQRSVLQLSAAMGNVTVVLKGDQDLISDGSKVYSCSIEGSGRRCGGQGDLLSGSLGVLAHWAHSAPEIKARSLNPSVVAAFGACSLTRWCNNQAFQRHGRSTTTTDMIQEIGPAFRKLFES